In Osmerus mordax isolate fOsmMor3 chromosome 16, fOsmMor3.pri, whole genome shotgun sequence, the genomic stretch GTGCCTGTCCCAAGTGACTTAACCACACAGGTAGTACCAGCTTTTATTTCTAGATAATAACAATTTGCATGGGAAAGGTTTTCTTCTTTTTATAAAAGAATTTACAGCATGCAACATCCATAAATGAACTGCTACAAATGCTTTACCTGAAACTGTTCCTCCAACTTCTCCCTCAGATTGTTGAGCTTCTCCAGACTCTTGCTCAGGTAGACGTGGCCGTGGAACTTGATGAAGGCCTTGATGAAATCCGACACGCTCCACTTGGTTTTGACCTCATCACGGCTAAGGAACAGACACAGGGGCGAGTCTAGCAAGTCTGGGGACAAAATCCTAAACAATGTGGGCCCAGTTGGGCGCCACCACCAACACAGTTGGCTTCTACAAACAGAAAATTAAACTGTGCCGCTCTCAGTTTTCCTGACTCCCAAAAAAGTTGCATCATTCAAtttcaaacaaaaacactgCAGTTAACAGCCTAAGCAATACCGCTGTGTAGCCATTAAAAAACACTCCAGGAAGCTGCAATAAAGGGCTCAATCATACCTTTCCAAGGCTTTAGATAGGGCTTTCTGCAAGTTGGTGGAAGCTGCAGGGAAGGGGAACTTGACTGCAATGCTTCTGCAGTAGTAGAAGATGGTAGTGAGGTGGTCCCCTTTGGATGAGGCCAGGATGGCCAGCTGATTGTAAGGTTGACCTGTGACAACATAGAAAATAAGAAAATGCCAGTTGACTTGTACAGTTAAATAGTTATGATATAGTTAAATGTGGAATGTTGAGCTCTGGTTCTACACAGAGGACTATACTCACCATTTGAGGGAACAAGTTGAGCTGCATGTCTGTAATAGGACTCTGCTTGGCTGGTTTGGTTACGATATCGTGCTATGAGAAAATTAAAGCAATTAGTATGGCCTAATCCTTTAGAGCATGGTTTAGGTGCATTACCAACACTAACAGTACTTCAGTCCTCACCAATGTCTCCAAGGTGGACAAGACAATGCTGGCAGATGTAAGAGCAAGAACTGGGTTGGGGTTTTACAATGCCGCTGGTGTTGGGTTGTTTATTGCTGATAATTCCAAGCTGAGATGACTTCACACGACTAGGCAAGTCCACATTAAACACAGTACAAAGCTCCTGTAATAGCTAAAGAGAAATGTGTGTTAGTTATGCTTTGCTGTTTTCTACAATTCTATCATACAACAATAATGTAATATAGTTGTACAATGACATTATAATGTACCATATAAAGCATTTTATGACAAGGGACTTGACTAATTTGAAATAGTTCAGTGTGATGGATCATGATGCTGACACCGACATTCATAACAAATACCGTTATGGTACATTTTAAATGACCATGAGAAAACCATAAGCATAAACAATAGTCAATAATGTAGCAACTCACCTGTGTATAGAATCCACTAGCAGCctcaagaaagagagacaggttgGCCTGCACTTCACTTCTGTTAGGATTGGCTCTGTTCTTGGCTTGACTCTGTAGTGTTGTTATTTGATTCTTAAAAGCATGGTTCCAACTGAAAAATGATATGTGATAATCAATAAAATCCTTGAAGGTCaaactgacattagaaaacatcTGCTGGACTCGTGATGGCTTGCTAATATACAACATTGTAATAACTTCAATGTTTAACTTAAAAGAATTATAAATTAATCACAAACAAACCTCACAAAATAAATTGATGTGACCTTGAAACAATAAGCAATTCttacataataataaaaaaggaGCTAATAAACTAATTCAAAGTTGTGTGTGACTTACAGATCTTGCTCCACTTTTTTGTCCAAAGCATACTCCAGGTCAGTCACCAGCATCTTCTGGTACAAATCCTGAAGGGCCTGCCTTGAAGTCCAGACCTCTGCAGCACCAAGCTTAGAATCTGAAAATAATAGGAAACACAGGCTTTCTTAGTTGTCTGTTTTGTAAAGAGTGTCTATAATTGCAACAGGGGCCCCAGCCCATTGTTACACAGAGACGAAATATAAGTGTATATGAACCGTACAAAGGTGCAataggagacacacacaaacatacctgTCATGTCAGCCTTCAgggcctctgcctgcctgctcaaAACAAAGAGGACTTATATAACAAATTGTAACATTCACATTCAATGGCCAATTCAATTTCTGAAATGTACTGCTTAGGATGAGAAACAATCCCAGGAGCAAAAGATTAgttacttttttctttcttgttaTCCAGTTATGAAACAACTACCCTCTTCTTCTGTTAACCCTGTCACGCAGCACTATAAACTACAATGTTTCGATCATTATTATTGCCTATTCCACATTATACCTGGCTACAAGGAAATATACCAGTCAATACTGTTTACCTTGAACGGAATGCAAATAAAATCAGTAGCACAAATGGTACCACCATGAAAGTATAATTATAGATTAACTATATTACTGTTTTCCTTAAAAGGGATCATGTTTACAACCTGACGACGGGATGCTAACACTGCTTGCGCGATTAGCTGACACAGTACAGTTTACACTGAGGAACTGTTGAAGAGCATGGAGTAAACGTCAGCCATCTATCTGTCAAGTGAATTACTTGATGACAAAACCGGATATTTTCAGCTACCCTTCTAGTTTTTCAATAAAGAAAGCCTAGCAAGCTAACTTAAATGGCTAATATGAGCCAATCACTAGCACTGGGCTAGCTGTTTAAAATGGTAGTTAGATGAAGACCAGCAAAGTATGTTATTATAATCCTTGATAGTGTAGCTAGTTCAGCTGGACCCCAATACATCACGAATGCGCGAAAATCAACAATGAATAGAGCTATGGTAGCTATCTAGACAGAAACGTTAGCATCAACTACGGCCTGTAGTATCTATGCATGTTGTTGTGTTAGCTGGGCAGCAGCAAGCTATGTTGCTAGCAACCTAAAAAAGGTTGATGTTAGGCTAACCACTGTGTTGACTCATTACAAGCAAGATAACGCTAGCTTCAAATGGACAGGCTGCCTTGCAATTGCAATATTAGTGTCTAGCTTCAACCGGACACTGGTAATGGATCTGTTGAAAATTGTACAAGCTACTGTTAGATGAGACACCTAACGTTAAGATCATGGTTAGGCGCCTGGGTTTTACAAGCTAGCACTAGATAGCTATCTTTGCTAGCCTAGCTAGTTACGCTGGATTTTAAATCTAGCGCGCTAGCCAGTTACATGTAGCCTACTAGCTAGTAATAGTTCCTTGCTAGTGGCAGCTAGGGaaaacattattataataagcTAAGAACTAGTCAGTGCTTGTCATCGGACTGTGATATACGTTTATTTTCACAGCCAACTTTGATTAGCAACACACAAAGCCCGTTTCGTTATGTTGTTGTTAGCTCTAGAGCTACCGCTAGCACCACCGGTGTGTTTCTAGCTTGCTAGATAGCGAAAATGAAACAGTTTCCCCTGGCTGTAGTGATGCCACAAATATAGTTTATGTTTCAGCTGGATATCTCAAATACAGCATTCGAATTGTACCGAAAAAATTATTTCATATATGTACCGTAAATATTGGGCGCAGAGGTTCATCCTGCCCGATCGCCGGTCTTTTAGAGAACGACTGGTCCAGAAGCAAGAGCTACTCCCGGCGCCATATTGTTCCTCTCAGTCTCATTTAGCAAAGCAACCAGTCCAAATGTATTATAGCTTGCAACATGCCATCCAAAACAGACAAGAGGGGAGGGTGGTTTGGCGTCACATTGGTTTTGCCAGTAGACAAGGAGAGGCAACTGACAACTTCAAAGTAATTATTGGGGATGTATATCCTTTTCATCCAGACTCAATAAACTGGTAGGGCTAATGCCGAGTTTAAGAGTAGTCAATAGGCATATGTGCAACTTATGCACATATGCCTATTATGTTGTGGTTATGTTGTGATGTCTGTGTGGATATAGACCAATGTCCGGGCTTCTTGAAAGGAAACTAAACTTAGGATACTTGTGCTTTGACTGATTTCCCAATTTTTCAAAGTGTGTTTGTTATGATGATTTTGTCAATCAACCCCTTTATGAATATTTGACTAATAGGCTAACTAAACAATTTAGAAACGATGCGAAGTTATTTGATTTTTTTAACCAATTATTGGACATAGCCTAATTCCAATCTCTAATCTATGTTGCAAAGCACTAAattcagaaaacaaatgttaatGTCTTCTAAAAGCGACTGTTACTCCAACTCAATAAAAAGCCTTATTAAAATGATCAACAGTCGAAGGATTAAAAATGTTGGTAAAATAATCATGTGTTTCTCAACGCCATGGATTTGTGGTGCCCTGTGTTTTAGCTGTAAGCCTATTAAAATTGCAAAAATTATGAGCGTTGTGATTTTCATTCCTGATGCCCTTTGGTCCTGCGCCTTTAAAACGGAGAGTGCACTGACGCTCCATCTTCTAGAGAGGACACTGCCGCAACTAAATGAACCTCGCCTCTCACTGCGGTTGCTAACAGCAAAACAAAGGAAAATCAATCTTCACTTTTAGGAAAATAGACGAAGACAAAGTTATAATGACCGAGAACACAAAAACCCACGTAATTTTGCTTTCGTGTGGAAGTTTTAACCCCATCACTAAAGGACACATTCATATGTTTGGTAAGATAAATTGCGTTCTTACTTTGTACAAGGTAATAAGGTACCAGATGCTTTGTAAGATCAGTCTGTTGGCAGCAGGTTGTTCTTTAACCAGAAAGGAATTTAGTTGGCCAAATCTCTTAAcaaatatataggctatatgtTTTTATTGCATGGTGTTATGTCCGGCGTAGGCTTGGAATCGCTGTCCGAGAGGTGGGTGCTGAAATGGGCGACGGCCTCAGAGACGAAAATATGAATGTAACAAAATTAAAATGATATTTGTTATCATTTGACAATTAACAGAGGGCAAGTTAACTCGTTTTTATTTGGTTGAATCAACGACTGCTTGTAGGCTCATTCGTTTCAGCGCACATTAAAATAACTGTGCTGCATAGGCCGATCATTGCTTATGAAGACAGGGAGTGAATTACACAAGGTGTTTCTTcttgaataaatgtcaagcaaAAATACACTAAATGTTTATTATACAAGATTGATCATGTAGTGGGTATGCTACATGCGCCCTTTTAAGGAGGCCTAGGTTCTTTTGTTGAATGTTCTGCGTCACAAACAATTAAGTAAACCGTAGGATGCcacccatagacatatatacatctATGTCTATGATGCCACCCTGTTCCTGGAATAATGTCAAACTACAAGATTATTCCATCAGAGAAACGTCAGAATGCCAAAGAAATAGGCCACTTTCATGGACTTTTTTACGAATTTAGTCTTGCGTCAGACGCAAATTGCTATTTAGGATCTACAGTGTCTACCAATTTTCATCTCATGCGTTGAAAAACTATATCCAAGGGCTATCTTCATGTTGATGGTTTATTAGTGGTTTTCACCAATTAGAGTCTTGATTCAATACCACAATTAATTtgatatatttattttactcTTTTTTTTCAACACTCActtatattataatatatattattatattattatgatATTATCTTCATCAAGTTGATGACATTGGaaatacaatataaatacaaGATTTGTAATTATTTAGCAATGTTTACCAAACTATTGACGCAAACATTGACCATCTATCTTATTAAGTGTATTATTTGTTTACACAAGTTAAACACTACATGCCGATCCAAAGTTGATTTAAAGTGTGATTGTGGTACAAAATCTGTATGGTGGAATAGTGCACACTATCCTATAATGGTGCACTCGTAAATGTATGCTATTTACAAACAGAATGCAGTTTAATATAAGGCACAGGAAACTAAGTGAGTGAAATGCAGCAGAAAGGAAAACTTCGAATATTATGAGACAGTGAAGAGCCTTTATGTTTCAGTGGCCTACTTTTTCCAACCACCTTTTCACGTGACATATTTCATGTTTTCTTGCATCTAGGTCAACACATAATCAAGATGCCTTGTCATAGTATAGAGAATTTTATGTTTGATATCTGTCTTGTATTGTTTGTCTGAATAATTTATTGTTTGTTAACCACCATGTAAAACAagtataaatgtaatgtaagattGTAAATTCAATCTTGTTAGGATACATGATGATTGGCTTTCTGGATGTAAGAAATTGATTTTTGTGGCATCCCTTTCCTAAGAGAATTTATTGGAACTGGGTCCTCTGTACACTCTGTAAAATTGTCAATGGTTTATGAGTTTCTGGAAAGGTTGTACATCCTAGAATCCAAGAAAACATAttatctctcttgctctgtgacTTGAAAAACATGGAACaaacatacatttgatttacaTGTTCGGGTTTCTCTCCACAAAATGGGGGCCCAAGCACAAATCCCTTTGTGTATAGATGAATGGATGCCCTGGAGTTTGAACAAAAAGCCTTCATCAATCAACTTGAAACAGAAAAGGGTCATTACTGTCAGTTAATACTGCCTAAAAGTTTAACTTAAGTTTGGAATTCAAGAAAACCTCTTATACTGTTTTTCAGAAAAAGCAAGAGAATATCTGCACAAAACAGGCCGCTTCATTGTGATCGGGGGCATCATCTCACCTGTACATGACTCCTATGGCAAACCGGTAAGAGTTTATTTCATTATGTATCTATGTTTGTTTGAAATGCTTATGTATGTTTGAAATGGTCTTATACCATGAATATTGGAAATGGGTTTGTTTACCTAACCAGTGGTAAAGAACTAAGAAGTGTTTCTGTTGAGTCAAAATCATTATAGGAAAAACATTAAGGCACTGCTGACTGTGCCTCAAACAGCAACATCTGGGACTACCAATCAGAGGGCAAACTTAGCAAAGCCATAAATGCTCCTCATTTCCACAAAGGATTGACCAGTTTGTGTGGCCCTGTTCATACACCCACTAATGCAACACCCATATTGTGGAAGCCATCTCTGGTACAATCTTCATCCAGACTCCTGAGTCATCTCTGAAATTAATGTAAAGCTTGTCCtagtttttctttctctttcgcaACAGAAACAGAGAACACATGAATAATAAATGTTCGAGCAGCATTTTTTCAATCAGATCATGAATCTTCAACACTTGAAATAGATTTTCTTCCAGTCAAGCAAATAAACATTGATTGATCAAGGGTACATTTGGTGTAAAATGACTATTTTAGATGCTTACTGAGGTGGATAGTTTGAGACCATTTGAATGCATTTTTTATCACTTGAAAGACATACATCTAAACCCAGCTACTACAGTCATTGACTTCTGTCATCAAAATATATCTAACATAAAGTATGTCTACACAGACATACTTTATCTTCGATACATACTTTATGTTAGATATATTTTGATGAGGGGAAATGAAGACCTGAGACTCCATGACCATGTTGTACACATATACATGCTGGCATCTGACCAAGTGCTTAAAGATTTGTTAATTGTGTTTATAGGGCCTGGTCACAAGCAAACATCGCCTCACCATGTGTCAGATGGCTGTTCAGTCCTCTGATTGGATTAGGTGAGAAACTATGCAGTAACCATTAATTACATTTTCTAGTTTTACTATACTTATTTTAGtatgatttatttttatttttatatatactgcAGCAAGTACTGGTTTTATACACAATCAACAAAAGGACAACTATATCATACTGTATCTAGCCAACATGGAGTCAACACCATTCAGTACTGATGAACAAATGTACTTGATTGAATTTGGGAAAACAGTAGCACAAGATTATCATGTTTCCAATTTCAAGAAATTGGGGTATGCAGAGGGGCACTTGAAGAGGTGTTCATTTCTAGACACTGAAATATTAAGCTTGTTAATCTCCCATTTTATGCAGAGTGGATCCTTGGGAGTGCTTTCAGGACAAATGGCAAACTACATGCAGTGTTCTGGAACATCATCGTGACCTTATGAAGGTAAGGTCTGTTAGTGTCACACTACAACATTTGAACAAGGACAGAGATACAGGCAATTCTCTTAATACAAATGCAATTATTGTATAATAGTTTAATGTGTACTAATGAAATTAAAGTAATTCACATTGATATGATCACAAGTATAACCTTCCCTGCATATAAACTTGGATAGGAAATTCAAAGCTAAGTAAAAGCCTTAAGATCAAACAAACCAGTTGGTCATCCAGCACATTTTTTGGTCTTCATTAATTGTAGACTTGAGTGGTGTGAATCTGTTCATCGATTGCAAGTTTGACATATTCCCAAGCTACAAGTGTATGCAAATGGTTAATTACTGCTCGACCAACTAGCTATTTAGTGTATATGTCATGTTTGCGTTTTTCAACTATGAAGACGGCCAGCCATTTAACCCATTTTTATTTTGATATCTTATACATGAATCGTTATTATAGGTACTACCCAGCAgttgttaccatggcaacaatACTCACCTCCCCTGCACTGTATAAAACCATTTATGTCGAAATTGTTTAATTAAGATCTTGACTACTTATGTATGTTGCtaccagacagaagcagagtccaATATCTGAAACAGCTGGTGTTTTTTCCTTCATCCACAGAGAGTCACAGGATGTATTCTCTCCAATGTAAACACACCCTCCTCAACTCCAGTGATTGGCCAGCCACAGAATCAGAATGCAACAATTTATCAAAACCATAGCAATGCAAACAAGCCTACTGCCAGTAAGTGTGTAGTACACATTTATCAAACATCTCGATTGATTGCAATGTGCATTTTTGGTAAGAAACAAGGAAGGTGCAACATCAGACATCGTAAAACATCAGACCTGGATAGACTGAGATGTTCAATGCTGCATTAACCAAGCCTTTGATTACCAGGAACTTGCATTCTAAGTTTGCACTCATGCAACTTGGTTCCATTGAAGCTAAGACAAGCATAACATATTTTAATGTTTGCCTCGTTTGTTCATCTTATTCTTTCGTTTTGAGgctgattaaaataaaatgtaacagaGTACAATAAATATACAGATTAATATTGTCTCCCTGAATACATTTTTCTCATTCAGTATTTTGTTGGAGAAATGCATTCAGATTGCTGTACTTTTACCTGTTTAGTCAAGCTGTGGGGTAAGATGACTGAGAACTTTGGAAAAATCTGCTGTGTTCGCCCCCACATTGAACGATTCACCTTTGTGGGTAAGTAGAACTGAATACCAGAACAGTAGGCATGTGCATACTACCAACAAAACTGAAAACTACTAACATTCAGTTCTATTTCTGAAGATGAAAATGCCAACCTTGGGACTGCAATGCGATATGAAGAAATAGGTGagttttttgtgttgtttttcttgTGCTGTTGTTGCAAACAGAGAAAATGTAATATTGTGGTCGGGTGATATGGGGATAAAACCATCAGATCCAAATAACGTGCTGGATACTCTTTGCCTTGGCAAAGGTTTGGATGTCCTCCGACTGTTTCATTCTGAAATCTGATCGTATTACTGATCTCGTCTGTCATCTGGTTCCCTCTTATGTTACTGAAGAAGCAGAAGCTTActtaaaatgtaattaaatataACTTTGTAATAACATCCCATATTTAGTCATGTATTTCTGCCCTTTAAAGCCTGTTTGTAATGTTCCTGTTGTTAgacatttcctctcctctccatgagCCTTTTACTGATTTGTTTACTGGGTGTCTTCCTCACTGCTTGTCTGTCCAGAGTTGCGCATCTTGCTCCTGTGTGGCAGTGATCTTCTAGAATCCTTCTGCATCCCTGGCCTGTGGAAGGACAGTGATGTAAGGCCACTCATTctccctttcctgtctctcctttcctcctcctcttcccgaACAATTGAGAAAGTACCATTCTCGTGTAACCCACGGTTAAATGAATTTCTTTTagatttcttattttttctttatttttgtgACCTATAAGTATCTTGAAGTAGTCAGATGAACAGAGCAACTGGGTATCAAATAACTGATGGAATGGAAAACATGGATGTTTTACTCATGACTAAATCACTCATATTGTTATTCATATTACAAGTATCTCAACACACCTGAAGGAGGGCTACAGTATTCTTTGTTATGATCCTCAGATGGAGGTGATTGTGGGGGATTTTGGCATTGTTGTCGTGCCCCGAGATGGAGCTGACACGGAGAGGATCATGAACCACTCCTCTGTGCTCCGCAAGTACAAGGTCAGTGCATAATAATATGAATTTTCAAATGTCATTAATGTCTCTTTTACTTTGTAAAAGTTTCCTTATTTTGATTATGCTTGTTttaaataatacatttgttttcaGGATAACATCACTGTGGTAAAAGATGATATCAACCACCCCATGTCCATCGTCAGTTCAACCAAGAGCAGGTAAGCGTTGATTTGTATATTTTTGTTCAAATTGCCATGAAGATTCCTACATCTCCATTGCATAATTATTCATCTGTTTCTTAACATGCACATCTTGGTCCAAATAGAGCACTTCTGTATATGTGAATAGAAGAACAAGTTGATCGAACCTAACCTCtaacctcttccctccccccacccctttttTCTGCAGACTGGCTCTGCAACATGGAGATGGTCATGTGGTGGACTACCTGAGTCAACCAGTCATCGACTATATCCTGCAGAGTCAGCTTTACATCAATGCCTCTGGATAAAAAAACGCACCCACAGTACTGGCATGAGAAGGGGGAAGAATAATAAACACgtttctccccccaccccccaacttcCTTGTCTGTCTTCTGTGTGAAACGTATACTCCTCTTGAGCTATCGCTTTTCCATACAAAAGGAGCATTAGGTATCAATGTCCCTTCTTACTGTATCATGGTGACTCATCGGACCTGTGGATGTACAGCAAGGTGCCTGAGGACTGAGGACAGGTGGACCACTGGCATTGCTCAAGCATGATTTAGTTTGCCTTCAGTGCCAGGTGGGTGGGGATTTCCTCTTTTTCTACCATGCCACTGGTTCTGAAGTGTTAACTCCACCTACCTGGCAAATTGTGTGAATGAAATCAAACATACCTACTGTGGTGGTTGTGTCATGTGGTCATTGTGAGCTGGAGGATGATTGTATGGTATAcaaagagggagtgaggatgGCAACTGAATGTTGGCCCTTTGTTGTTAATTTGACTATAGATTATTAGATTGCATGCTTAGAGCGTTTGTTTTGGCATGAGTACTTATGTACTTCTTAGGAATTACTTATTGTGAAAGTGTTTGCAGAAAAACACCTATAGTGGGGACTATCCACCCATTATGTCATTTTCTATTTACTGTACGATCTACAGTATGTTCAGAAAACACCTGTATCCATGTCTCTTTGAACTTGTACATGGATACCTAAACGTTTTGTCTGTAGTGGGCATTATTTCAAATTGTACAACTGTTTGCACATGACAGAATAATTTTCAcattgagtgtttgtgtgggtaaAATACCTTTTCTCCTGTTCACCATAATAAGAAATAACACAGTGCAGAAAAAAGTTAcctttttgttattttcatgTGCTACGTATATTGCTTCTTGGGAGTCTGTCTGGAATAGTGTTCAGAATAGTTGAAATCTAAATTGTAACAGCATACATTGTATACAGGAAGTCCCTTTTAATGACCATAAGAATGGATTCAAAGATTGTCTAATTATTCCTTGCACTGTCATACCATTAACCTTAAATCAATTAATAAAAGTGCTCTGACATTAAATAGCAAAGGAAGTGGGAACAAAGATTGCTGCCTATAATGTTGCAGTACCCAAGATAGTCAAGCCATGGAATTTAATATCAGAGATTCAATTAGAGAAAGGATGGTATTACAGGGATATAAATATGTAATCGGTTGTGAAAATTATGTCAAGAAATGCTGCAAAATGATGCTAATAATGTCTCACATATTTTCATTGTGACTGAAACATCTTAAATACATGTTTGAATGTGTACATGAAGataatgagaaaaaaaacaatacattcCAGTGCTTACAGCAAATGTGATTTTCACACAAGAGTGAAGTCACATAATGTACAGGAAATGTGACTACATTATCTAGTTGTTACTGTCGTGTGCACCAGTGTTGTGACACACAAGGCTATCACTGTACTGCAGCATATTGCATAACACTGTGCACAGAAATGCTTTAGATCTTCAATACAAATACATCATATCCTCTACTGCTACACTGACATCAATTATTTTGTACTTGAAGAATAGGAACAGTGCACAATATGACTTCTACCAGATTGTTTTTCTACATACTTCTCTTGAGTATGCATACCAAAATCAGGATCTCTGCAGGCTACTCTTGTAGAATACTTACTATCAGTGATTTTTCATACTTCAAAAACAACGTGCTTTGGGGGAAATAAAATGTAAGAAAAAGTTGCATTGTCATGACACTCAAATTGATAGAAGTGCTGGACGATTTTGATTGAAAAGCTAATATTTAGTTAGATCTAATTTGGGGTTTTATACCAAACTTCTCTCATATTATATTCTCATATTGGAATCTTATAATTTTTATTTTGGCAGTGTTCTATGGCAGTGATCCTTAAATATGTAAACATTAATACAAATCTTTAGACAACATGAAATCATGCTGCTTTAAAAGAATAAATGTCTGAGTATGAAATTTATACATTGTACTTGATTTGTGATTTGAGACCTCAATAaagataaatataaatattttggTTTATTCTGGACAGAATAGAAAATACATTAGTTATCGGCAAAACTAGAGATCAGTTGAAAACTTCACAGATCTGCAGATCTGCAGATGTTATTTCATAACATACATACCATTATCACATACTGGGATTTACAAATACTTTTGAACAGGCAGCATTTTGAATGGCAGATGCAAAAAGCCAGGAAAGtgacaaaaaacattttctatacttggaaatgtatgtgaaattgATTTGATTAGATTAAACTAAATTCCCAGCAAAAGTAAATCAGTTCCATTTCCTAAGACAATCAAAATGCCAAACTTTGCACGCTTTACACCTTATGGTCTTTCAATGGGAGGAGAGTTGTAGCAACCCTTTGGGACTGTTTTCCGGATGTCTTCCAGGTTCCTGATGTTGTCCAAGATAGTGTCGATGTCAAGGTCAAGACTTGACAGCCGGGCCCTCTGAGCAGCCTCTTTCTCCTCAAGGTCCTTCAGGCGTGGCCTGAGTTGCTGGTTCACCTGGCTACGAGCATTAGCAATGGAGTCCTCCAGCTGAGCCAACCTCTCCTCATCGACGCTGCCTGGCTCACCTGGGCAAGAAAGATCCATGTGTGTTGTGAGACGATGGaaccaacatcaacaacaacaacagtagtTTTGTACAAGATTGTGTGCTGTGAATAAAATAACCCAAGCCTGTCTGTATGCCAGAGTAGTATGGCAGGCCATTACTGGGTGATTTGACAGCTAATACCCCTCTAAAATCTCAACAACAACCATGTGTTCTGCATATAATAGTCTGCATCCATTATCACTGCAGTGGGTCTTGT encodes the following:
- the nmnat2 gene encoding nicotinamide/nicotinic acid mononucleotide adenylyltransferase 2 — its product is MTENTKTHVILLSCGSFNPITKGHIHMFEKAREYLHKTGRFIVIGGIISPVHDSYGKPGLVTSKHRLTMCQMAVQSSDWIRVDPWECFQDKWQTTCSVLEHHRDLMKRVTGCILSNVNTPSSTPVIGQPQNQNATIYQNHSNANKPTAIKLWGKMTENFGKICCVRPHIERFTFVDENANLGTAMRYEEIELRILLLCGSDLLESFCIPGLWKDSDMEVIVGDFGIVVVPRDGADTERIMNHSSVLRKYKDNITVVKDDINHPMSIVSSTKSRLALQHGDGHVVDYLSQPVIDYILQSQLYINASG